In the genome of Populus trichocarpa isolate Nisqually-1 chromosome 6, P.trichocarpa_v4.1, whole genome shotgun sequence, one region contains:
- the LOC7470727 gene encoding signal peptidase complex subunit 3B codes for MHSFVYRANVLLTFALTILALMCAIASFSDNFNFPSPSAEIQIVKFNGFQKKPPGNDEVSLTMNITADLQSLFTWNTKQLFIFVAAEYETPQNSLNQVSLWDAIIPAKEHAKFWIQTKNKYRFVDQGSNLRGKEFNLTLHWHVMPKTGKMFADKLVLSGFRLPEEHRRG; via the exons ATGCATTCGTTCGTATACAGAGCGAACGTGTTGCTAACGTTCGCCCTCACTATACTGGCGTTAATGTGTGCCATCGCTTCTTTCTCCGACAACTTCaattttccttctccttctgcCGAAATCcag ATAGTGAAATTCAATGGGTTTCAAAAGAAGCCACCCGGAAATGATGAG GTCAGCCTGACCATGAATATAACAGCTGATTTACAGTCACTGTTTACATGGAACACAAAGCAG CTTTTCATATTTGTAGCGGCTGAGTATGAAACTCCCCAGAATTCATTGAACCAG GTGTCTCTTTGGGACGCTATTATACCTGCCAAAGAGCATGCAAAGTTTTGGATCCAGACCAAGAACAAGTACCGTTTTGTTGATCAG GGAAGCAATCTTCGCGGTAAAGAATTCAATCTAACGTTGCACTGGCATGTCATGCCTAAGACTGGCAAGATGTTTGCTGACAAACTAGTCTTGTCTGGATTCCGCTTACCTGAGGAGCATAGGCGAGGATAG